CGCCGATGACCGTGTGCTCCATGATGTGCAGGTACTCGTCCTCGGTCAGCTTCGCGGGCTTGTTCAGCACCGACTCCCGCACGCCGATCTTCCCCACGTCGTGCAGCTCCGCGCCGATCCGCAGCTCCTCGAGCGCCGCCGCATCCAGCCCCAGCGCCCGCGCGACCGTCGTCGCGTAGCTGGCCACGCGCGCGGAGTGGCCCCGCGTGTAGGGGTCCTTCGCCTCGAGCGCGTGCGCCAGCGACTGCACGCCGACGACGAACAGCTCCTCGATGCGCCGGGCCTGCACGTCGACCTTGCGCTCGAGGTTCTGCTGGTAGTCCCGGTTCTCCAGGATGAGGCGGCGCTTCTCCAGCGCCTGGCGCACCCGTGCCTGGACGTCCTCGACCTGGAACGGCTTGGCGACGTAGTCCAGCGCACCCTGCGTCAGGCACCAGATCGCGCTCTTCACGTCCGAGACCGCCGTCACCATCACCACGGCAGTGTCGGGCCACCGCCGGCGCACCTCCGGCAGCAGCTGCATGCCGTCCATCTCCGGCATCCGGATGTCGCTGACCACCAGGTCCGCCGGCACCCGCTCCAGCTCGGCCAGGGCCTCGCGGCCGTTGCCGGCCTGCCGGCAGGCGAACCCCTCGCCGGTCAGGAGCCGCGCCAGGATGCTCCGCAGGTGCGGCTCGTCGTCCACCACCAGGCAGCTCATCG
This portion of the Gemmatimonadales bacterium genome encodes:
- a CDS encoding HD domain-containing phosphohydrolase yields the protein MSGDRAMSCLVVDDEPHLRSILARLLTGEGFACRQAGNGREALAELERVPADLVVSDIRMPEMDGMQLLPEVRRRWPDTAVVMVTAVSDVKSAIWCLTQGALDYVAKPFQVEDVQARVRQALEKRRLILENRDYQQNLERKVDVQARRIEELFVVGVQSLAHALEAKDPYTRGHSARVASYATTVARALGLDAAALEELRIGAELHDVGKIGVRESVLNKPAKLTEDEYLHIMEHTVIGEKILTPLLKDRPRILQVVRSHHERVDGGGLPDGLAGEAIPFAARIVTVVDAFDAMTTGRAYRPPLPPPSVMDELRKEAGRQFDPAVVAAFERSFADLTALPIATPIPVGALHDAAVAALSR